In a single window of the uncultured Dysgonomonas sp. genome:
- a CDS encoding SusD/RagB family nutrient-binding outer membrane lipoprotein, producing MKKIIFFIFTILVCMTSCNDLEELNKDPNNPTETHPQLLLTQIQWTAFREFLGTSPLYADKMLVQTDGENSYQYYKWNRGDYSYTKMKDISKMMEEAQKINENSYIALGKFFRAYYFYNMTLRFGDIPYSEALKGESDNIFAPVYDSQKDVITGILNELEEANTIIENEKATIKGDIIYNGDTDKWQRLINSFRLKVLLSLSHKESDTDLNVKSKFASIVQSEPLMSSNQDNGQLVYLDQADNRYPEFNSSSFGSGMYIDSTFIKRLQDHKDPRLFLFCTQTKEAKEAGKAIDDFTAYEGGDPAAAYGTVNEKATKGKVSKVLERFYQDPTNEPSILLGYAELQFILSEACVRGWISGDAATYYNNGIKSSFKFYESYAKGLSAYVSEDIVNSYLTNPTNNFSTKSTNDEKIQAIVLQKYFQSFFQGGWTPFYENLRTGYPEFHRIKGVEIPYRWIYPQSEYNYNADNVSAAITRQFGNGNDKINQKTWWLK from the coding sequence ATGAAAAAGATTATATTTTTTATTTTTACCATTCTGGTTTGTATGACTTCATGCAATGATCTGGAAGAACTAAACAAGGACCCGAACAATCCGACAGAAACTCATCCTCAGCTTTTGCTTACCCAGATACAATGGACTGCTTTCAGGGAGTTTCTGGGAACATCGCCTCTTTATGCCGATAAAATGCTCGTACAGACAGATGGCGAGAATAGCTATCAATACTATAAATGGAATAGGGGAGATTACTCATATACAAAGATGAAAGACATCAGTAAGATGATGGAGGAAGCCCAAAAGATAAACGAGAACAGCTATATTGCTTTAGGAAAGTTCTTTAGAGCATATTATTTCTACAACATGACTCTCCGGTTTGGAGACATACCTTATTCGGAAGCACTAAAGGGCGAATCAGATAATATATTTGCGCCTGTATATGATAGCCAGAAGGATGTGATAACAGGTATCCTCAACGAACTGGAGGAGGCCAATACCATTATTGAAAATGAGAAAGCTACAATTAAGGGAGATATCATTTATAATGGAGATACAGACAAATGGCAACGCCTGATAAACTCGTTCCGCCTGAAAGTTTTATTATCCTTATCTCATAAGGAAAGCGATACAGACCTGAATGTTAAGAGTAAATTTGCTTCAATTGTTCAAAGTGAACCTCTAATGAGTAGTAACCAGGATAACGGGCAATTAGTGTATTTGGATCAGGCTGACAACCGTTATCCTGAATTCAATTCAAGTTCTTTCGGTTCGGGAATGTATATTGACTCTACATTTATCAAACGGCTTCAGGATCACAAAGATCCTCGCTTATTCTTGTTTTGTACTCAAACGAAAGAAGCTAAGGAAGCCGGAAAAGCTATCGATGACTTTACTGCTTACGAAGGCGGAGATCCGGCAGCAGCATATGGCACAGTGAATGAGAAGGCGACAAAAGGAAAAGTTTCAAAAGTGTTGGAACGCTTCTATCAGGATCCGACCAATGAGCCTTCGATCTTGTTAGGATATGCAGAATTACAGTTTATCTTATCAGAGGCCTGTGTCAGAGGCTGGATATCCGGCGATGCGGCAACATATTACAACAATGGTATAAAATCATCATTTAAGTTTTATGAATCGTATGCCAAAGGGTTAAGCGCCTATGTCAGCGAAGATATAGTAAACAGCTACCTGACTAATCCAACGAACAATTTCTCTACAAAATCGACAAATGACGAGAAAATACAAGCTATCGTATTGCAAAAGTACTTTCAGAGTTTCTTTCAGGGAGGATGGACTCCTTTCTATGAAAACTTACGGACCGGTTATCCTGAATTTCATCGCATAAAAGGTGTGGAAATTCCTTATCGCTGGATATATCCGCAATCGGAATATAACTACAATGCAGACAACGTATCAGCAGCTATAACAAGACAATTCGGAAACGGCAATGATAAAATAAATCAAAAAACCTGGTGGCTAAAATAA
- a CDS encoding metallophosphoesterase family protein: protein MKKIISILLVFICMTSAYAQEKLHFNENGKFKIVQFTDIHYKCGSEESAKSIRMMKEVLDNEKPDLVAFTGDIVTDTPAKNGWDEVLAPVISKKIPYAIILGNHDDEHDWTRRQIMDYVIRKPYCYAQTGPAYLTGEGNYVLEIKNTQGKTGAILYFMDSNAYNRVGEQKGYNWFGFDQVEWYRNNSAFFTRENNGKPYPALAFFHIPLQEYTLLPDTTKNYVKNAPVFGNRTEKECPGIINTGMFAAMVEGGDVMGTFTGHDHDNDYIGYLNGICLAYGRFSGSKTTYTSLGYGARVIELTDNERIFNTWIHSSDNNILYNVKYPDSFIKK from the coding sequence ATGAAAAAAATAATATCTATATTATTAGTGTTTATATGTATGACGAGTGCTTATGCTCAGGAGAAGCTACATTTTAATGAAAATGGAAAATTCAAAATTGTACAGTTCACCGATATACATTATAAATGCGGATCTGAAGAATCTGCAAAGTCTATCAGAATGATGAAGGAGGTACTTGATAATGAGAAGCCTGATCTTGTAGCATTTACAGGTGATATTGTTACAGATACTCCTGCAAAGAACGGTTGGGATGAGGTTCTGGCTCCCGTTATCAGTAAAAAAATCCCATATGCAATCATATTGGGCAATCATGACGATGAGCACGACTGGACGCGCCGGCAAATAATGGATTATGTGATTCGCAAACCATACTGCTATGCGCAGACAGGGCCTGCCTACTTAACCGGGGAGGGTAACTATGTTCTTGAGATAAAGAATACCCAAGGCAAGACAGGGGCAATACTTTATTTTATGGATTCGAACGCATATAATAGGGTAGGAGAACAAAAAGGATATAACTGGTTCGGCTTTGATCAGGTAGAATGGTATAGAAACAACAGCGCCTTCTTTACGAGAGAAAACAATGGCAAGCCATATCCGGCTCTGGCATTTTTTCATATCCCTTTACAGGAATATACGCTATTGCCTGATACGACCAAGAACTATGTAAAGAATGCTCCTGTATTTGGCAATAGAACAGAGAAAGAGTGCCCCGGGATTATAAATACCGGAATGTTTGCGGCAATGGTTGAAGGTGGAGATGTAATGGGTACATTTACAGGACACGATCATGACAACGATTACATTGGATACCTGAATGGAATTTGCCTTGCATACGGCCGTTTTTCAGGAAGTAAGACAACTTATACCAGCCTGGGATATGGGGCAAGGGTTATTGAACTAACAGATAATGAGCGGATATTTAATACCTGGATTCATTCCAGCGATAATAATATTCTATATAATGTGAAATATCCGGATTCCTTTATTAAGAAATAG